One genomic window of Fusarium fujikuroi IMI 58289 draft genome, chromosome FFUJ_chr01 includes the following:
- a CDS encoding related to negative-acting regulatory protein has translation MVASAGNTPTGPSRMPTPQTPFSRKSTPDHSQPRHNYAPNASVALIGMRGSGMSTLAVMASSALGFRVLDADQYFYKATGLSRAVYKATHGISQYRQEELRLMRSMLFDNPTGAVIVCGPGVVEGTGKEWLAEYAKDHLIIYILRDAEEIQRHLRVFDVETIRDLTRRAAPAYRNLSSFEFYNISDMSLYRLDTATPRGDISPRALALKKVEEDFLQLIYSITRRDDCYSKYKAKNSLSSIPLETRKFTYSLSLPLSTLSTLITEFRGLDTEADALELTIPAISLGNEVNSKDTATDKISRHFFVVRRNIRLPIIYHIDTYGSERRISEDEYFELLHHGLRLAPEYLCVDLKCDTAKIQNLIASKGQTKVVAHYIVSDPAEDGWNLPKQWAMIERAQSLGCDIIRVCQEARSMEDNFAAQHFIHRVKSSPDHAIPLIAYNTGRLGRMSCYLNPILSPVTHPLVRRLVPNCPSNALLTVQEAQKAVFSSFLLDGQYFGIYGNCTSKSLSPAMHNAAFKLLGMPHRYNIFLHESLDQLFELVKDNTFGGASITAPFKTSIIPRLDFLSEEAKAIGAVNTLLCLKKPAMDSLLDRNTAGPTVALFGENTDWIGIHTCVQRNLSPINAVRRRTTGLIIGAGGMARAAAYALIRLGVQTILIHNRTRSRAEELIKQFDNQHKNESSNTASDCTEIGSGSHDHPLFRVITSKDDAWPEDLSLPTIVVSCVATREIDGECSADTSLPDHWLSSPTGGVAIEVSIDGSD, from the coding sequence ATGGTAGCTTCAGCTGGAAATACGCCTACTGGGCCTTCGAGGATGCCAACTCCTCAAACGCCATTCTCGAGGAAAAGTACCCCCGATCATTCTCAACCTAGACACAACTATGCACCAAACGCATCTGTCGCGCTCATCGGCATGCGAGGCAGCGGCATGTCAACGCTAGCGGTCATGGCTTCGAGCGCCTTGGGTTTTCGAGTTCTAGATGCGGATCAATACTTCTACAAGGCCACAGGGCTTTCTAGAGCAGTATACAAAGCGACTCACGGCATATCTCAATACCGACAAGAGGAGTTGAGACTAATGAGATCCATGCTCTTCGACAATCCGACCGGCGCAGTCATCGTGTGCGGTCCcggtgttgttgaaggtaCGGGAAAGGAATGGCTTGCCGAGTATGCCAAggatcatctcatcatttACATTCTTCGAGACGCTGAAGAGATTCAACGGCATCTGAGAGTATTCGACGTGGAAACTATTCGGGATCTCACACGTCGTGCAGCACCAGCTTACCGGAATCTGTCAAGTTTTGAGTTCTACAACATCTCAGATATGTCGCTATACAGACTAGATACTGCAACCCCACGTGGCGATATATCGCCTAGGGCTCTTGCACTCAAAAAAGTAGAAGAAGACTTTCTGCAGTTGATATACAGCATCACAAGGCGAGACGACTGCTACAGCAAGTACAAAGCAAAGAACAGTCTTTCTTCCATACCACTGGAGACAAGAAAGTTTACCTATTCTTTATCCTTGCCACTGTCAACGCTCAGCACGCTGATTACTGAGTTTCGCGGACTGGACACGGAAGCAGATGCTCTTGAACTCACAATACCGGCTATCAGTCTCGGAAATGAGGTCAACAGCAAGGACACTGCCACAGATAAAATCAGCAGGcatttcttcgtcgtcaGGAGAAATATACGACTTCCAATTATATACCATATCGATACATACGGAAGTGAAAGGAGGATCTCCGAGGATGAGTACTTTGAGCTTCTACATCATGGGCTCCGCCTGGCTCCGGAGTACCTCTGTGTCGATCTCAAATGCGACACAGCCAAGATCCAGAACCTCATTGCATCTAAAGGCCAAACGAAGGTCGTCGCACACTATATCGTTTCAGACCCAGCAGAAGATGGCTGGAACTTACCAAAACAATGGGCCATGATTGAGCGAGCTCAAAGTCTCGGATGCGACATCATCCGTGTCTGTCAAGAGGCGAGGTCCATGGAAGACAACTTCGCCGCCCAACACTTTATCCATCGAGTCAAATCGTCGCCAGATCACGCCATACCTTTAATAGCATACAACACTGGCCGCCTTGGACGTATGTCCTGCTATCTCAATCCCATCCTCAGCCCGGTTACGCACCCACTGGTCCGAAGGTTGGTACCCAACTGTCCATCAAACGCTCTTCTTACTGTGCAAGAAGCGCAGAAAGcagtcttctcatcctttctTCTCGACGGCCAGTATTTTGGCATCTACGGGAATTGCACATCAAAGAGTCTGTCACCGGCTATGCACAATGCTGCCTTTAAGCTCTTGGGAATGCCGCACCGATACAACATCTTCCTTCACGAGTCGTTGGACCAGCTGTTTGAACTTGTTAAGGACAACACTTTCGGAGGTGCGAGTATAACTGCACCATTCAAAACGAGTATAATACCCAGGCTTGACTTTTTGAGTGAAGAGGCAAAGGCCATTGGAGCTGTGAACACTCTTTTATGTCTGAAAAAGCCTGCTATGGACTCTTTACTTGACAGAAATACGGCTGGACCAACAGTAGCTCTTTTTGGTGAGAACACTGATTGGATTGGTATTCATACCTGCGTTCAACGAAATCTATCTCCTATCAATGCTGTCAGAAGACGGACGACAGGGCTAATCATAGGCGCTGGAGGCATGGCTCGTGCTGCTGCGTACGCACTCATTAGACTCGGTGTTCAGACGATTCTCATTCACAATCGAACTCGTTCCAGGGCAGAAGAACTGATCAAGCAATTCGATAACCAACATAAGAACGAAAGTAGCAATACTGCGTCGGATTGCACCGAGATAGGGAGCGGAAGTCATGACCATCCTTTGTTTAGAGTCATCACTTCGAAAGACGACGCATGGCCTGAAGATCTAAGCCTACCAACAATTGTAGTCTCGTGCGTGGCAACGCGAGAGATCGATGGGGAGTGCTCAGCAGACACAAGTCTCCCAGATCATTGGCTTTCAAGCCCAACAGGTGGCGTCGCAATCGAGGTAAGCATTGACGGTTCCGATTAA
- a CDS encoding related to dehydroshikimate dehydratase: MSSFQPAILSASLGRAWLHDFANKAKQASEHGFQGIEVFYEDLEYEAKRLHSVETPSNDQILDAASHIRELLDGLKLTVIGLQPFLFYEGLKDREQHARLIEKIKLWFKIARILGTNTIQIPANFLPADQLTGDMDVIVGDLVELADLGIEQDPPIRFAYEALCWSTHVDTWEKSWEVAQKVNRPNFGLCLDTFNIAGRVWGDPASPTGKTPNADQGLKESLERLVKEVTLDKVFYIQVVDAERMEAPLVKGHPFHVDGNPARMNWSRNARAYMYETDRGAYLPVEEIAKVLIHDMGYKGYVSMELFSRTMAEEGEDVPKQHAERGIAAWKKFVERLKLNEI; encoded by the coding sequence ATGAGTTCTTTCCAGCCTGCCATTCTGTCAGCATCGCTCGGCCGAGCATGGCTCCACGACTTCGCCAACAAAGCCAAACAAGCTTCGGAACATGGCTTCCAAGGCATCGAAGTCTTCTACGAGGATCTTGAATATGAAGCCAAAAGACTACACAGTGTCGAAACTCCCAGCAACGACCAGATTCTTGACGCGGCATCGCATATCCGGGAGTTGTTGGATGGCTTGAAGCTTACAGTCATTGGTCTTCAGCCTTTCTTGTTTTATGAGGGTCTCAAGGACCGCGAGCAACACGCTCGACTGATTGAAAAGATCAAATTATGGTTCAAGATTGCAAGGATCTTGGGTACCAACACGATTCAGATTCCTGCCAACTTCCTCCCGGCTGATCAATTGACCGGCGATATGGATGTTATAGTGGGAGATCTCGTCGAACTAGCTGACCTGGGTATTGAACAAGATCCCCCAATTCGTTTTGCATACGAGGCTTTGTGCTGGAGTACGCATGTCGATACTTGGGAGAAATCCTGGGAAGTGGCCCAGAAGGTCAATAGGCCTAACTTTGGTCTGTGCCTCGACACATTCAATATCGCCGGACGTGTCTGGGGCGAtccagcttctccaactGGCAAGACACCCAACGCCGACCAAGGCCTCAAAGAATCCTTAGAGAGACTTGTCAAGGAGGTCACTCTCGACAAGGTATTCTACATCCAAGTCGTCGATGCTGAAAGAATGGAAGCCCCCTTGGTCAAAGGACATCCATTCCATGTTGATGGAAACCCAGCTAGGATGAACTGGTCGCGAAATGCTAGGGCTTATATGTATGAGACGGACCGAGGTGCATATCTCCCAGTTGAAGAGATTGCCAAGGTGTTGATTCATGATATGGGATATAAGGGATATGTCTCAATGGAGTTGTTCTCACGAACTATGGctgaggagggggaggatgTTCCGAAGCAGCATGCCGAGAGGGGCATCGCAGCTTGGAAGAAGTTCGTTgagaggttgaagttgaacgAGATCTAG
- a CDS encoding related to pentafunctional arom polypeptide codes for MASENQEQRTLHLVGIGVGHSIAPPMHNHIAQSLGLPWTFYATECATLDGLMDLARKDTTAGLVVTMPYKNAIIPRLDALDDLAATIGACNNVYRDWKDPKKLRGTNTDWRGIKGCLLEKGDQAGVPVLNKPALIVGAGGASRAAVYALSSYFQSSIIYVLNRDEQEVKDLIKDSQKLSPVPTIIHVKEGEAQKLETPYYVVGTVPDFEPQTPDELAVRANLEEFLSRPEKGVLLDMCFKPRRTRMIKLAEQKGWPTVEGTHVIGYQIEEQWRLWAGEERVKKLDREGAWKVLIDSAEKSPGINF; via the coding sequence ATGGCTTCAGAAAACCAAGAACAGCGCACCTTGCACCTCGTTGGCATTGGCGTCGGTCACTCGATCGCTCCGCCAATGCACAACCATATTGCTCAATCCCTCGGACTACCATGGACATTCTATGCTACGGAATGTGCCACCCTCGATGGATTAATGGACCTTGCGCGAAAAGACACTACAGCAGGCCTGGTTGTCACGATGCCTTACAAAAACGCCATCATTCCTCGTCTCGATGCATTGGACGACCTTGCTGCCACCATTGGCGCTTGCAACAACGTCTACCGAGACTGGAAAGACCCTAAAAAATTGCGTGGAACAAATACAGATTGGCGCGGCATCAAGGGCTGTCTCCTCGAGAAGGGCGATCAAGCTGGTGTACCTGTTCTGAACAAGCCAGCTTTGATCGTTGGGGCAGGAGGAGCTAGTCGAGCTGCTGTTTACGCGCTTAGCTCATACTTCCAATCCTCAATTATCTACGTGTTGAATCGCGATGAGCAAGAAGTAAAGGACCTCATAAAAGACTCTCAGAAACTCTCACCTGTTCCGACAATCATCCACGTCAAGGAAGGGGAAGCGCAAAAGCTTGAGACGCCTTACTACGTCGTGGGTACGGTGCCTGACTTCGAGCCTCAGACTCCAGATGAGCTTGCTGTTCGAGCCAACTTGGAAGAGTTTCTGTCTCGTCCTGAGAAGGGAGTGCTACTTGATATGTGCTTCAAGCCGAGAAGGACGAGAATGATCAAGCTGGCGGAGCAGAAGGGATGGCCTACGGTGGAAGGAACGCATGTTATTGGGTATCAGATTGAAGAGCAGTGGAGGCTTTGGGCTGGTGAAGAGAGagtgaagaagcttgatagAGAGGGAGCGTGGAAGGTACTTATCGACTCGGCTGAGAAGAGTCCTGGCATCAACTTCTAG
- a CDS encoding related to tol protein, whose product MNNLLLRGHTCLHCRKLNLCEAPENVFIDTDLDSNFWRYAKPSPTRRRFTGVRLDDLQEGARNGCSLGKYLSSQFGEGYPETLSPHDLKLYTDGWRFHGLIPLEKTLSSGQKLEFPIEDQYVHAPSHKGKVYAEFLSYNITTDQEVEWTGRQNLLTRKPIVADPLSDITAAAIRDWKVRCDISQYEAHIICSKPSPSFLPTRLIEILRIGNDQKPCVRLVEGNSLGEDTEYTALSYCWGGDLKNCLKEGNKDSYRTEIPWDTIPRTIQDAILTSHKLGIGFIWVDSLCIIQDSKGADKEIEIGQMTQVYTHAAFTIAARRASDAHTGFLHQRSVPSGTTIVKFRGEDGETRQCTLTFEAAERDEDQNFLDTRGWTLQEYLLSRRLVIIGTWTTTWSCRKERRGNCDGWSLDRQGGDPFQYNGTWTSSDNTVLKGTECLDAIAFFGTHPESDHPRPEDHLVMWEWNRLAQLYTGRYLTKQTDRILAISGLAQIFSPMRGGEYAAGLWVKDLPKTLLWESRSGALYPRPSDQGPSWSWTAINSTVTWGPGNGKAVLSVDSLKCELDQPEAPFGSVKGGVLRATGPALDLEWKCSRSTSDWKNPGGHHLRYLTPGGGYINAHIKFCPDAEEPDSDWATVTLLAVLVDNSTTGILLRKKNDTDYSRLGFFDADLPGDTSHIYCQLPVVKEWGRRTFTVV is encoded by the exons ATGAATAATCTACTTCTCCGAGGTCATACCTGCCTACACTGCAGGAAGCTCAACCTCTGCGAAGCACCAGAAAACGTTTTCATAGATACAGACTTGGACTCGAACTTCTGGAGGTACGCCAAGCCCTCCCCTACTCGCAGGAGATTCACTGGTGTgcgtcttgatgatctgcaaGAAGGTGCGCGCAATGGCTGCAGCCTGGGGAAGTATCTCTCTTCACAGTTTGGAGAAGGATACCCAGAAACATTGAGCCCGCATGATTTGAAACTGTACACTGATGGTTGGCGTTTTCATGGTCTGATACCTCTGGAGAAGACTCTCTCAAGTGGCCAAAAGCTTGAATTCCCAATCGAAGACCAATATGTTCATGCTCCATCACATAAAGGAAAGGTTTATGCAGAGTTCCTCTCGTACAACATCACGACAGATCAAG AGGTCGAATGGACGGGACGACAAAACCTTTTGACCCGAAAGCCGATAGTTGCAGATCCCCTGTCAGACATCACCGCCGCGGCTATTCGAGATTGGAAAGTCAGATGCGACATCAGCCAATATGAAGCCCATATAATCTGCTCTAAGCCAAGTCCAAGTTTCCTCCCCACTCGACTGATCGAGATTCTCAGAATTGGCAACGATCAAAAGCCTTGCGTGAGGCTCGTGGAAGGCAATTCCCTAGGCGAAGACACCGAGTACACAGCTCTAAGCTATTGCTGGGGTGGCGACTTGAAGAATTGCTTAAAGGAAGGTAACAAAGACTCGTACAGGACCGAAATCCCTTGGGATACGATTCCTAGGACAATTCAAGATGCCATTCTGACCTCGCACAAGCTTGGAATTGGATTCATCTGGGTCGACTCACTCTGCATCATTCAAGACAGCAAAGGAGCCGAtaaagagattgagattggcCAGATGACCCAAGTCTATACTCATGCAGCTTTCACCATTGCAGCCAGAAGGGCTTCCGACGCTCATACTGGTTTTCTTCACCAGAGGTCAGTTCCTTCAGGAACAACCATCGTGAAATTCCGtggggaagatggagagacaagacaatGCACATTGACGTTCGAAGCCGCAGAAAGGGATGAAGACCAAAATTTCCTGGACACACGGGGCTGGACATTGCAGGAATACTTACTGTCTCGCCGACTGGTCATTATTGGAACGTGGACAACTACGTGGTCTTGTCGTAAGGAACGCAGGGGAAACTGTGACGGATGGAGCCTGGATAGACAAGGAGGTGACCCGTTCCAGTATAATGGAACTTGGACTTCGAGTGACAACACAGTCTTGAAAGGCACTGAGTGTCTGGATGCTATTGCCTTCTTCGGCACTCATCCCGAGAGCGACCACCCAAGGCCTGAGGACCATCTCGTGATGTGGGAGTGGAATAGGCTGGCTCAGTTATACACCGGACGATACCTAACAAAGCAAACTGATAGAATTCTCGCGATATCGGGCCTCGCACAGATTTTCAGCCCCATGCGCGGAGGGGAATACGCCGCTGGCTTATGGGTTAAAGACCTTCCTAAAACACTTCTTTGGGAAAGCCGTTCTGGAGCTTTATATCCAAGGCCAAGCGATCAGGGACCATCGTGGTCTTGGACGGCTATTAACAGCACAGTAACATGGGGTCCTGGCAACGGAAAAGCGGTCTTGTCAGTGGACTCTCTTAAGTGCGAGCTCGATCAGCCAGAAGCACCATTTGGGTCCGTCAAAGGCGGTGTTCTTCGTGCCACGGGGCCTGCATTGGACTTGGAGTGGAAATGTAGCAGAAGTACATCGGATTGGAAGAATCCTGGCGGGCATCATCTGAGATACTTGACGCCTGGCGGAGGATATATCAACGCCCATATCAAGTTTTGTCCCGATGCAGAAGAGCCTGACTCAGACTGGGCCACGGTAACATTACTTGCCGTCTTAGTTGATAACTCCACGACTGGAATTCTtctgagaaagaagaatgacACTGATTACTCAAGACTGGGTTTCTTTGATGCGGATCTACCAGGGGACACATCTCATATTTACTGCCAATTGCCTGTGGTCAAGGAATGGGGTAGGAGAACTTTTACTGTTGTATAG